The Anas platyrhynchos isolate ZD024472 breed Pekin duck chromosome 1, IASCAAS_PekinDuck_T2T, whole genome shotgun sequence genomic sequence TAGCTATATACCCAGCGCCTCTCCACGTCACCTGCCTTTGGTGTGTCTGGGCCATTACTAATAGGGCCTTGTAAACAATCGTTAATCATGTAAGTGCTGCCGGCCATCGGCTTCGGACCGGCCCCGGCAGCGAGCAGCGCTCGGCGCCGAGGCAGAGCGGGGCCGCGGCCCCTCCgcctgccccctccccgccccgggGGAGCCCGGCCCCGGGCCCCAGCAGCTCCGAGAGCCCCAGCAGCATGCGGAGAGCCGCCGCCGGGGTCCCGCCAGCATGTACGTGAGCTACCTCCTGGACAAGGACGGGCCCATGTACCCCGGCCCCGTGCGCCACTCGGGGGGGCTCAACCTGGCGGCGCAGAACTTCGTGGGCGCCCCCCAGTACGCGGACTACGGGGGCTACCATGTGAACCTCGACAGCTCCCAGTCCCCCGGCACGGCCTGGCCGGCTCCCTACGCCGCTCCTCTCCGCGACGACTGGGGAGCCTACGGGCAAGGGGCGCCGCCGGCCGCCGGAGCCGTCCACGGCCTCAACGGGGGCTCCCCGGCCGCAGCCATGGCCTACAGCCCCGCCGAatatcaccaccaccacccgcACGCCCACCACCACGCCGGCCCCTCGCCACACTGCTCCGCCGGGGTCATGCAGCCCCTcaacgccgccgccgccggggccgccccggAGCCGCTGTCCCCCGGGGGGCAGCGCCGAGGGCTCTGCGAGTGGATGAGGAAACCGGCGCAGCCCCCCCTCAGCAGCCAGGGTAAGCGGGGAGCCGCCGGGGAGCCGCGGAAAGGGGCGCCCCGGCGGGgaagcggggggggggccgcgcccgtcggggggcgcggggagggGGATCTCGGCACAAACCCGCTCGGGAGCTGCTCCTCGGCGGCGTTTTCTTGCTGGCCACCGGGGGGGAAAAGCGCTGCTGACAGCAGCTCCGCGCTCCCCGGTACGAGGCCTGCGGCGGAGAGCAGCGGCGGAGCCCCGAGGGCTCCCCGTGCGCCCCGTCGGGGGGTCGCGGAGCTCCGGGAGCGGGCTCGGGAGGCATCCCGAGGGCAACTCGCcgctcttcctccctcctccgcTCCGCTCGTCCACTTATAGCCacttaaaagatttttataaCCAATTACAGGCGTATAAATCATCGGCCGGTGTCGCTCCGCATTTGTTTCTGACTCACTGGCCGCCTAACCCTTTAGGAACCCTTAGCGCGACCTGGCCACCCCTGCGGGGATTTCGGGTGTCTTCGGTCCCCGAAACGGGGCCGGGAGGTGCGAGGGCATCCCCCCCActttgtgtcccccccctccccgttccCCCGGCGGCCGAGGCTGCCTGGGGGAGGCCGGGGGAGGCTGCTCCCGGCGCCGCTCTCCCTTGTGATGTTAatccccccgcagcccctcttTTATatctctccccccccctttacATCTGCCACGGGGAGATGCATGCCTCCCGCTTTGATGTACACCTTCCGCTGCCattgtctctcttttttatttatatttataaatatacgGCCGAAAAGCACCCAAAAAAGGGACTTGGGGGCATCTCTCTCCCAGCTCCGCGTGGCTCCCCGAC encodes the following:
- the CDX2 gene encoding homeobox protein CDX-2 isoform X2, yielding MYVSYLLDKDGPMYPGPVRHSGGLNLAAQNFVGAPQYADYGGYHVNLDSSQSPGTAWPAPYAAPLRDDWGAYGQGAPPAAGAVHGLNGGSPAAAMAYSPAEYHHHHPHAHHHAGPSPHCSAGVMQPLNAAAAGAAPEPLSPGGQRRGLCEWMRKPAQPPLSSQVKTRTKDKYRVVYTDHQRLELEKEFHYSRYITIRRKAELASSLGLSERQVKIWFQNRRAKERKINKKKLQQAQPGGAEPLSPGAPLQGPAGGAAAAGLGPAAPQ